The following proteins are encoded in a genomic region of Gouania willdenowi chromosome 6, fGouWil2.1, whole genome shotgun sequence:
- the ano10b gene encoding anoctamin-10, which yields MDKAGGDQGGAEVKAGGQTLLSRLSASSVRPGWTKVSCPCCVSERVEPLVLVKLGEKVGPETKRWLIKLIGAPQTDGGAGLLAHPGEDASGDLIIVSAPRCTLLRATEELGLCKLYRSGDMEAFSYQDRNNFKDSDNMEEFLTLAERQFIVKYELDGLRAQRDLRIPGLLDIYTLQRRDNIWQKLQSAGVTLDTFPLHNTNKLKDLSEAWYSGNQLAQPLDSVNKYFGSPVAFYFSFLGFYTWSLLPPAILGVCITYFSGEVQKEVAESVSGSQVIGSEDDSAPAISGHMLQAVFSMLWSTIFMELWKRRSASLSYRWGTLHLTERFAEPRPGFHGNLGVNPVTGRVEPLFPDWQRELRMALVSLPVVGLFLGLVVLGMMGFYWAEALVQQLNEDWDNMLTQILLIVPSVLHILFTNMLATVYKTVAQSLTEYENHREESAFQNHLTAKVLVFTFINNFAVLFHIAFYKQDVPLLRKRLASLLIFTQIINQVTEVVIPFLVDRFISAPHRTQREDDPQQDKFRNQSSLPPFPGLFAEYIELLVQFGYLSLFSCVFPLTAVLLLLNNLTEIRSDAYKICKLFRKPFFPPVANMGVWQVAFEVLSFVSVVSNCWLLLLSPRLQQMGQENGMSSSNLLLSAVLVEHVLIIVKVIISIVIPDEPDWIRKKREHIEFSSMQALRQQKLQTEES from the exons ATGGATAAGGCTGGTGGTGATCAGGGTGGAGCAGAGGTTAAAGCTGGAGGACAGACACTGCTGAGTCGACTCAGTGCCTCCAGTGTGAGACCAGGCTGGACCAAAGTCAGCTGCCCGTGCTGCGTGTCTGAGCGGGTGGAACCACTGGTTCTGGTGAAGCTGGGGGAGAAAGTGGGTCCAGAGACCAAACGCTGGCTTATCAAACTGATCGGAGCTCCTCAGACAGATGGAG GTGCTGGGTTACTGGCTCATCCTGGCGAGGACGCCAGTGGAGATTTGATCATTGTTTCAGCTCCTCGCTGTACTTTACTGCGAGCTACAGAAGAGCTGGGCTTGTGTAAGCTTTACCGCAGCGGGGACATGGAGGCCTTCTCCTACCAGGACAGAAACAACTTTAAAGACTCAG ACAACATGGAAGAGTTCCTGACGCTGGCTGAGCGACAGTTCATAGTGAAGTATGAGCTGGACGGGCTGCGGGCCCAGAGAGACCTGAGGATCCCCGGACTGCTGGACATCTACACGCTGCAAAGACGAGACAACATCT GGCAGAAGCTCCAATCAGCAGGTGTGACGCTGGACACTTTTCCTCTTCACAACACGAACAAACTGAAGGATCTGAGTGAAGCCTGGTACTCAGGGAACCAGTTGGCTCAGCCACTGG ATTCAGTCAACAAGTATTTTGGAAGCCCTGTAGCATTTTACTTCAGCTTCCTAGGTTTCTACACCTGGTCTCTTCTCCCACCAGCAATACTGGGTGTGTGCATCACATACTTCTCAG GTGAGGTTCAGAAGGAAGTGGCGGAGTCGGTCTCAGGCTCTCAGGTGATTGGTTCTGAGGATGACTCCGCCCCTGCCATCAGTGGTCACATGCTCCAGGCTGTGTTCAGCATGCTGTGGTCCACCATCTTCATGGAGCTGTGGAAACGTCGAAGTGCGTCCCTTTCGTACCGCTGGGGCACTTTGCATCTCACTGAGCGCTTTGCCGAACCACGCCCAGGTTTCCACGGTAACCTGGGGGTCAACCCTGTCACGGGTCGGGTGGAGCCGCTGTTCCCTGATTGGCAGAGGGAACTGCGTATGGCACTGGTGTCCCTCCCAGTGGTGGGACTCTTTCTAG GACTGGTGGTACTGGGCATGATGGGTTTCTACTGGGCTGAAGCACTGGTTCAACAGCTGAATGAGGACTGGGACAATATGCTGACTCAGATTCTACTCATTGTGCCTTCTGTGCTGCACATTCTATTCACCAACATGCTGGCAACTGTTTACAAGACAGTGGCTCAGTCCCTGACTGAATATG AGAACCACAGAGAGGAGTCGGCCTTCCAAAACCATCTGACAGCCAAAGTGTTGGTG TTTACCTTCATCAATAACTTTGCAGTGCTGTTCCACATCGCCTTCTACAAGCAGGATGTGCCACTGCTGAGAAAG CGTTTAGCGTCGCTGCTGATCTTCACCCAGATCATAAACCAGGTGACAGAGGTGGTCATCCCTTTCCTGGTGGACAGATTCATCAGCGCTCCCCATAGGACCCAGAGAGAGGACGACCCCCAGCAGGACAAGTTCAGAAACCAGAGCTCTTTACCACCTTTTCCT GGCTTGTTTGCAGAATACATTGAGCTCCTGGTGCAGTTTGGGTACTTGAGTCTGTTCTCCTGCGTGTTTCCTCTGACCGCTGTGCTGCTGCTCCTCAACAACCTGACAGAGATCCGCTCTGACGCCTATAAGATCTGCAAACTGTTCAGGAAGCCTTTTTTCCCTCCTGTGGCGAACATGGGTGTGTGGCAG GTGGCTTTTGAGGTCCTGAGTTTTGTCTCTGTGGTGTCCAACtgttggctgctgctgctgtcgccACGGTTACAGCAGATGGGTCAGGAGAACGGGATGAGCAGCTCAAACCTTCTGCTGTCGGCCGTCCTAGTGGAG cATGTGCTGATCATAGTGAAGGTCATCATATCCATCGTGATCCCCGATGAACCCGACTGGATCCGCAAAAAGCGAGAACACATCGAGTTCTCCTCGATGCAGGCGCTAAGACAGCAG AAGCTGCAAACAGAAGAGTCCTAA